One genomic region from Streptomyces sp. Li-HN-5-11 encodes:
- a CDS encoding MSMEG_6728 family protein: MQTFLPYPGFTESALVLDRRRLGKQRVEALQVLRGLTVPGYGWRRHPAVRMWAGYEEALVRYGLDVCRVWREYGHQDSCAASLVAGLASFRPGTPVREQPELAAAGELPPWLGDEALHLSHRSALVRKDPARYAALFPGVPDDLPYVWPASDRETDPPAGG; the protein is encoded by the coding sequence ATGCAGACCTTCCTGCCGTACCCGGGCTTCACCGAGTCCGCGCTGGTGCTCGACCGCCGCCGGCTGGGCAAGCAGCGCGTCGAGGCGCTGCAGGTGCTGCGCGGCCTGACCGTGCCCGGCTACGGGTGGCGCCGCCATCCGGCCGTGCGCATGTGGGCCGGTTACGAGGAGGCGCTGGTGCGGTACGGACTGGACGTCTGCCGGGTCTGGCGGGAGTACGGCCACCAGGACAGTTGCGCGGCCTCACTGGTCGCCGGCCTGGCCTCGTTCCGGCCCGGCACCCCCGTGCGCGAACAGCCGGAGCTGGCGGCCGCCGGCGAGCTGCCGCCCTGGCTCGGCGACGAAGCCCTGCACCTGAGCCACCGGTCGGCCCTGGTGCGCAAGGACCCGGCCCGGTATGCCGCGCTGTTCCCCGGAGTGCCGGACGACCTGCCGTACGTCTGGCCGGCGTCGGACCGCGAGACGGACCCGCCTGCCGGCGGCTGA
- a CDS encoding nickel-dependent hydrogenase large subunit has product MTATEARGAGRVPAQIVDMSWDPITRIIGNLGIYTKIDFANREVVECHSTSSLFRGYSVFMKGKDPRDAGFITSRICGICGDNHTTCSNYAQQMAYGIKPPPLAEHITNLGEAAEYMFDHTIFQDNLVFVDFCEAMVKATNPSVLARAENTPAPRAHLHGKRTIADIMRAFNPFEGDIYKQALKISRTTREMFCLMEGRHVHPSTLYPGGVGTMPQPTTFTDYLSRLINIIDFIKQAVALNDDVFDFFYQALPGYEEVGRRRTLLACWGAFQNPDACDYRYQTMNDWGQKMYVTPGIIVDGELVTNNLIDINLGLRILLGSSYYDDWAGQEPLVTHDPLGNPIDIRHPWNQTTVPVPQKRDFTGNYSWVMSPRWLNPQTGDHLALDTGGGPLARLWSTALNGLVDTPYVKATGHSVHITLPKGEKLPETTLEWTIPPWSNTIERDRARPYFIAYAAAMALHFLEQATTLVHAGDTHTFTDFTVPDEAIGCGFHEAVRGVLSHHLVIKDKKIANYHPYPPTPWNASPRDTYGTPGPYEDAVQGQPIFEENGPDDFKGVDIMRTVRSFDPCLPCGVHMYLGNGHTLTTTHTPTYGADHA; this is encoded by the coding sequence ATGACGGCTACTGAGGCGCGTGGCGCGGGGCGTGTGCCCGCGCAGATCGTGGACATGTCGTGGGACCCGATCACCCGGATCATCGGGAACCTGGGCATCTACACGAAGATCGACTTCGCGAACCGGGAGGTCGTGGAGTGCCACTCCACCTCCTCCCTCTTCCGCGGCTACTCCGTGTTCATGAAGGGCAAGGACCCCCGCGACGCCGGCTTCATCACCTCCCGCATCTGCGGCATCTGCGGCGACAACCACACCACCTGCTCCAACTACGCCCAGCAGATGGCCTACGGCATCAAACCCCCACCCCTGGCCGAACACATCACCAACCTCGGCGAAGCCGCCGAATACATGTTCGACCACACCATCTTCCAGGACAACCTCGTCTTCGTCGACTTCTGCGAAGCCATGGTCAAAGCCACCAACCCCAGCGTCCTGGCCCGCGCCGAGAACACCCCCGCCCCCCGCGCCCACCTCCACGGCAAACGCACCATCGCCGACATCATGCGCGCCTTCAACCCCTTCGAAGGCGACATCTACAAACAAGCCCTCAAAATCTCCCGCACCACCCGCGAAATGTTCTGCCTCATGGAAGGCCGCCACGTCCACCCCTCCACCCTCTATCCCGGCGGCGTGGGCACCATGCCCCAACCCACCACCTTCACCGACTACCTCTCCCGCCTCATCAACATCATCGACTTCATCAAACAAGCCGTCGCCCTCAACGACGACGTCTTCGACTTCTTCTACCAAGCCCTCCCCGGCTACGAAGAAGTCGGCCGCCGCCGCACCCTGCTCGCCTGCTGGGGCGCCTTCCAAAACCCCGACGCCTGCGACTACCGCTACCAGACCATGAACGACTGGGGCCAGAAGATGTACGTCACCCCCGGCATCATCGTCGACGGCGAACTGGTCACCAACAACCTCATCGACATCAACCTGGGCCTGCGCATCCTCCTCGGCTCCTCCTACTACGACGACTGGGCAGGCCAGGAACCCCTCGTCACCCACGACCCCCTCGGCAACCCCATCGACATCCGCCACCCCTGGAACCAGACCACCGTCCCCGTCCCCCAAAAACGCGACTTCACCGGCAACTACTCCTGGGTCATGAGCCCCCGCTGGCTGAACCCCCAAACCGGCGACCACCTCGCCCTCGACACCGGCGGCGGCCCCCTCGCCCGCCTGTGGTCCACCGCCCTCAACGGCCTCGTCGACACCCCCTACGTCAAAGCCACCGGCCACAGCGTCCACATCACCCTCCCCAAAGGCGAAAAACTCCCCGAAACCACCCTCGAATGGACCATCCCCCCATGGTCCAACACCATCGAACGCGACCGCGCCCGCCCCTACTTCATCGCCTACGCCGCCGCCATGGCCCTGCACTTCCTCGAACAGGCCACCACCCTCGTCCACGCCGGCGACACCCACACCTTCACCGACTTCACCGTCCCCGACGAAGCCATCGGCTGCGGCTTCCACGAAGCCGTCCGCGGCGTCCTGTCCCACCACCTCGTCATCAAGGACAAAAAGATCGCCAACTACCACCCCTACCCCCCCACCCCCTGGAACGCCAGCCCCCGCGACACCTACGGCACCCCCGGCCCCTACGAAGACGCCGTCCAGGGCCAGCCCATCTTCGAGGAAAACGGCCCCGACGACTTCAAAGGCGTCGACATCATGCGCACCGTCCGCAGCTTCGACCCCTGCCTGCCCTGCGGCGTCCACATGTACCTCGGCAACGGCCACACCCTCACCACCACCCACACCCCCACCTACGGAGCCGACCATGCCTGA
- a CDS encoding NifU family protein → MPEAGQHAPGARLADPDIEARLARADELLARLESAPGPTAGSAVEAIGLLTEIYGEALARVLDAADGELTRHLVEDELLGHLLVLHAIHPEPAERRAARAVERLRPAVRDRGGDVEWAGVEGEVARVRVSTGGGCGSGCGTGGGGADVTEAVRDAVLAAAPELAVEPVPVVTDRRAAPAFVPLETVARRDAPRAR, encoded by the coding sequence ATGCCTGAGGCCGGGCAGCACGCCCCCGGCGCCCGGCTTGCGGACCCGGACATCGAGGCACGTCTCGCCCGCGCCGACGAACTCCTGGCGCGGCTGGAGTCCGCGCCGGGTCCGACGGCGGGTTCCGCTGTGGAGGCGATCGGGCTGCTGACGGAGATCTACGGCGAGGCACTCGCCCGCGTCCTCGACGCGGCGGACGGCGAGTTGACCCGGCACCTGGTCGAGGACGAGCTCCTCGGGCACCTGCTGGTCCTCCACGCCATCCACCCCGAGCCGGCCGAACGCCGCGCCGCCCGCGCGGTCGAACGGCTGCGGCCCGCGGTACGCGACCGCGGCGGGGACGTGGAGTGGGCCGGTGTGGAGGGTGAGGTGGCCCGTGTGCGGGTGAGCACGGGCGGCGGATGCGGCTCGGGGTGCGGTACCGGTGGCGGTGGGGCCGACGTCACCGAGGCGGTCCGGGACGCGGTGCTCGCCGCCGCTCCCGAGCTCGCGGTGGAACCGGTGCCGGTCGTCACCGACCGGCGGGCGGCTCCCGCGTTCGTCCCGCTGGAGACGGTGGCACGCCGGGACGCGCCGCGAGCGCGGTGA
- the hypA gene encoding hydrogenase maturation nickel metallochaperone HypA, with amino-acid sequence MHELSIATAIVEQADALARADGAGVVSAVTVRVGELSGVVPDALDFAFEVARGGTALAGARLVVEQVTARAYCGPCAEEFEVGMPPFFWCPRCDHPSQELRCGRELEITAIESAPPPP; translated from the coding sequence GTGCACGAGTTGTCGATCGCGACCGCGATCGTGGAACAGGCCGACGCGCTCGCCCGGGCCGACGGAGCGGGCGTCGTCTCCGCGGTGACGGTTCGGGTGGGTGAGCTCTCCGGTGTCGTACCCGACGCCCTGGACTTCGCCTTCGAGGTGGCCCGCGGGGGCACGGCCCTGGCCGGGGCCCGGCTGGTCGTCGAGCAGGTCACCGCGCGGGCGTACTGCGGCCCGTGCGCCGAGGAGTTCGAGGTGGGCATGCCCCCGTTCTTCTGGTGCCCGCGCTGCGACCACCCGTCGCAGGAGCTGCGCTGCGGCCGGGAGTTGGAGATCACCGCGATCGAGTCCGCGCCACCGCCGCCCTGA
- the hypE gene encoding hydrogenase expression/formation protein HypE produces MAELVSEAAPETVDPANWTCPAPLRDQPVVVMGHGGGGALSAELIEQVFAPAYGNPTLARMGDSAVLDLGGARLAFSTDSHVVRPLFFPGGSLGDLAVNGTVNDLAMSGARPAHLSAAFVLEEGVELRVVDRVARAMGAAAEAAGVTVVTGDTKVVEAGHGDGVYVTTAGVGLVPEGVDIRPQRARPGDAVIVSGPIGLHGVAIMSVREGLEFGVEVTSDTAPLADLVAAMLAVTPDIHVLRDPTRGGLAASLNEIARASGTGVRLNERAIPVPDAVVNACGFLGLDPLYVANEGRLVAFVPPTEADAVLAAMRAHPQGGGATLIGECVADHPGMVVVATGLGGTRVVDLPLGEQLPRIC; encoded by the coding sequence TTGGCTGAACTGGTTTCCGAGGCGGCCCCTGAGACCGTCGACCCCGCGAACTGGACCTGCCCCGCCCCGCTGCGCGACCAGCCCGTCGTGGTCATGGGGCACGGCGGCGGCGGTGCCCTGTCGGCCGAGCTGATCGAGCAGGTCTTCGCACCGGCCTACGGCAACCCCACCCTCGCCCGCATGGGCGACTCGGCGGTCCTCGACCTCGGCGGCGCGCGGCTCGCCTTCTCCACCGACTCCCACGTCGTCAGGCCGCTGTTCTTCCCCGGCGGCAGCCTGGGCGACCTGGCCGTCAACGGCACCGTCAACGACCTGGCGATGAGTGGCGCCCGGCCCGCCCACCTCTCGGCGGCCTTCGTGCTGGAGGAGGGCGTGGAGCTGAGAGTGGTCGACCGGGTCGCGCGCGCCATGGGCGCCGCGGCCGAGGCCGCGGGCGTCACCGTCGTCACGGGTGACACCAAGGTGGTGGAGGCCGGGCACGGTGACGGCGTGTACGTCACCACCGCCGGCGTCGGCCTCGTCCCCGAAGGGGTCGACATCCGCCCACAGCGGGCCCGGCCCGGCGACGCCGTCATCGTCAGCGGCCCGATCGGACTGCACGGCGTGGCCATCATGAGCGTCCGTGAGGGCCTGGAGTTCGGCGTCGAGGTCACCAGCGACACCGCGCCCCTGGCCGACCTGGTCGCGGCCATGCTGGCCGTCACCCCCGACATCCACGTGCTGCGCGACCCCACCCGGGGAGGCCTCGCCGCGTCCCTCAACGAGATCGCCCGCGCCTCCGGCACCGGAGTCCGGCTGAACGAGCGCGCCATCCCGGTCCCGGACGCGGTCGTCAACGCCTGCGGCTTCCTGGGCCTGGACCCGCTCTACGTCGCCAACGAGGGCCGGCTCGTCGCCTTCGTGCCGCCCACCGAGGCCGACGCGGTCCTGGCGGCGATGCGCGCCCATCCGCAGGGCGGCGGCGCCACGCTCATCGGCGAGTGCGTCGCCGACCACCCCGGCATGGTCGTGGTCGCCACCGGCCTCGGCGGCACCCGTGTGGTCGACCTGCCCCTCGGGGAGCAACTGCCCCGCATCTGCTGA
- the hypD gene encoding hydrogenase formation protein HypD yields the protein MKYIDEFNDPGLARRLLDEIRATVTRPWALMEVCGGQTHSIIRHGIDQLLPEEVELIHGPGCPVCVTPLEVIDKALEIASRPEVIFCSFGDMLRVPGTDRDLFRVKGEGGDVRVVYSPLDALQLARHHPDRQVVFFAIGFETTAPANAMAVHQARRLGLDNFSLLVSHVRVPPAIEAIMTAPACRVQGFLAAGHVCSVMGISEYPELAERHRVPIVVTGFEPLDILEGVRRAVHQLERGEHRVENAYPRAVREAGNPAALRMLEEVFEVADRSWRGIGRIPASGWRLTDAFRAYDAEHRFDVTGIRTEEPAVCRAGEVLQGLIKPTECSAFGTTCTPRTPLGATMVSSEGACAAYYLYRRMNGQNSQGAPAPRGAGIPQEEMNSVG from the coding sequence GTGAAGTACATCGACGAGTTCAACGACCCCGGTCTGGCCCGGCGGCTGCTGGACGAGATCCGCGCGACGGTCACCCGGCCGTGGGCGCTGATGGAGGTCTGCGGCGGGCAGACCCACTCGATCATCCGGCACGGCATCGACCAGCTGCTGCCCGAGGAGGTGGAGCTGATCCACGGCCCCGGCTGCCCGGTGTGCGTGACCCCGCTGGAGGTCATCGACAAGGCGCTGGAGATCGCCTCCCGCCCCGAGGTGATCTTCTGCTCCTTCGGGGACATGCTGCGCGTCCCGGGCACCGACCGGGACCTGTTCCGCGTCAAGGGCGAGGGCGGTGACGTCCGGGTGGTGTACTCCCCGCTCGATGCCCTCCAACTCGCCCGGCACCATCCCGACCGGCAGGTGGTGTTCTTCGCCATCGGCTTCGAGACGACCGCCCCCGCCAACGCCATGGCCGTCCACCAGGCCCGCCGCCTGGGCCTGGACAACTTCAGCCTGCTGGTGTCCCACGTGCGGGTCCCTCCCGCCATCGAGGCGATCATGACGGCCCCGGCCTGCCGGGTGCAGGGCTTCCTCGCGGCCGGGCACGTGTGCAGCGTGATGGGTATCTCCGAATATCCGGAACTGGCCGAACGGCACCGGGTTCCCATCGTGGTGACCGGCTTCGAACCGCTGGACATTCTCGAAGGCGTCCGCCGGGCCGTGCACCAGCTCGAACGCGGTGAGCACCGGGTGGAGAACGCCTACCCGCGCGCGGTTCGCGAGGCGGGCAACCCCGCCGCGCTGCGCATGCTCGAGGAGGTGTTCGAGGTCGCCGACCGGTCCTGGCGCGGCATCGGGCGCATCCCCGCCAGCGGCTGGCGGCTGACCGACGCCTTCCGCGCCTACGACGCCGAGCACCGCTTCGACGTCACCGGCATCCGCACCGAGGAACCCGCGGTGTGCCGGGCCGGTGAGGTCCTGCAGGGACTCATCAAGCCCACCGAGTGCTCGGCCTTCGGCACCACCTGCACTCCGCGCACCCCGCTCGGCGCCACCATGGTCTCCAGCGAGGGCGCCTGCGCGGCCTACTACCTCTACCGCCGGATGAACGGGCAGAACTCGCAGGGCGCCCCGGCGCCCCGGGGGGCCGGCATCCCGCAGGAGGAGATGAACTCCGTTGGCTGA
- a CDS encoding HypC/HybG/HupF family hydrogenase formation chaperone, whose protein sequence is MCLAVPGKVVSIDHRADPLTGLIDFGGVQKQACLEYLPDLRVGEYVIVHVGFALQRLDEESARASLELFEELGLLEEEFGDAWAQAAEQAGDTAPHTDGAVEREKSGSESR, encoded by the coding sequence ATGTGCTTGGCAGTGCCCGGCAAGGTCGTGTCGATCGACCACCGTGCCGACCCCCTCACCGGCCTGATCGACTTCGGCGGAGTGCAGAAACAGGCGTGCCTGGAGTACCTGCCCGACCTGAGGGTGGGGGAGTACGTCATCGTCCACGTGGGGTTCGCCCTGCAGCGCCTGGACGAGGAGTCCGCCCGTGCGTCCCTGGAGCTGTTCGAAGAACTGGGCCTGCTGGAGGAGGAGTTCGGCGACGCCTGGGCGCAGGCCGCCGAACAGGCCGGAGACACGGCCCCGCACACCGACGGAGCCGTGGAGCGCGAGAAGAGCGGGAGTGAGAGCCGGTGA